The following DNA comes from Triticum aestivum cultivar Chinese Spring chromosome 3D, IWGSC CS RefSeq v2.1, whole genome shotgun sequence.
GCGGGGAAAAATCGGCCTAGCGTGTGCTGGTTTTGGCGCTCCATCACGCGGGAAAGGTTCCTGGTTTTGGCGCGCTGCGGCCGGCGCTCGTTATCAAGAAGGCGCTCCCTCCACACTCTGTCCGCCGCCCGCTCGTCTCGCCCCCTCTCACTAGCCTCGccgcctctgcgccaccatgtcgatgcgccgcttgggcgcttcggattttcgcggagtccgcgagcgccgctccgacgccttctcctccgagatctggtttggcgagaaacgcctcattctcggcaccttcgacaccgcaaaggaggcggcgtggcgcctcctgcGGCCTCGTCGGGAGATGAATTTTCCCGACATGTCGACGAGCCAGCAAGCGCAGGATCTCTCGCCTCTCCCGCagcttttcaccgacgaggatcgtcgtgaccaccggaggcggcagcgtcgcctcgccatcgccgagatggacgtggAAGCCATGGCGGTGTGGTgcgaacgcttcccgcaggacatcgtcaacgagcgccagttctacaagcaaaggaggacggagagggaggcgaggaggacggagcgagccgcctatcgggaggacaagcgtgcgcggaagcaGGCCGCTCAATTAAAAATGAAGCTAGGAGAAGCGTCCTCCCGGGGCTTCCAGGACGAGCGGTAtgctgacgcctacattcagacgtcggaggaggacattaccaagtcGGAGTTGGAAAACGACGAGTAGTTGATCTTTTCTTTTAACAGTCTATGCTATAAACTATCTATGTATCCATATTATCGGCCACCCCGGCGAGTAGTTCATCTTTTTTTTTAACAATTGATCCTTGGTACTACCTCTGGCCGGTGGCCGACTAAGGAGGCGGGCGAGGGTGCGCTGTTGGATGGGGAGAGGGCAATGTGCCAtcgaccagcgggcccggggaggggagagggcgagcgcgcgcgcgtccgtctcgttTCTGCGCCGACGTAAATCCGGctaaaaaatgggccgggaatgggtcgcccgcggacgcgtgtccgtttgggtcggcgcgttgggccgccttttgtgTCCGTATCGACCGAAACGGATGGCGCGGATGAAATGGGTCGCCTCATTGAAGTTGCTCTAAACCACTTTTTATCAACACAAATGCGTTAACTAATACTACTAGCCAGACACAGAAGAGCATCAGGtgtaaataaataaatcaaatggcGTTCCAGATCCCAAGCTTTTGTGCTGATCCATTGCTGGAGGAGCATCGCGTACGTTTAATAAGGAACTATCACATCACATTTCGCTGCCACTTGCGGTTTGATTTGATCTGATTTGATTTTGCACGTAGGTCGTTTTTAGGGGAGGGGCCTACGCACTCGCGCGCGGGCCGGATACGTACGTACGTCCGCCCTCGTGCTGAGCAGGCCGATCGACGCTAGTGGTGCACCTTTACTAGACCCTGGCAACGACATGCATGATCACAGGACCTTTGGTTTGTGACCTCACTACTCCTTCGTCTATATATCTGGGCGCTATATGAGCTGTTAGGCCATATCCTTCGCCGGTTCCCTTCCTGCCTGCCTCCCTAGGTTCGTTCAAACAGATTCGCTCAGCACAGGCAGCTCGACGACGTAGCAGAAAAAGAGAACTAGAGAAGCGATCAGTTAGCCATGGCCTCCTCGTCGCTGGACACGGAGGCGGGAGCCGGAGCGCAGCACAAggccggcggcgacggcagcgggtacaccaccgcggccaccgcccacGCGGTAGACACAGGTTCGTCGTCGTGTAAACGTCAATAATCCATCTACTAGTAGCTTGTTAAGTTTCGAGATGCATGGCAATGGAATGACGCGGGAGTATGCATGAGCACGTTTGCAGATTCATGGCAGCAGGTTGGGCTGCTGCTGGTGACGGGGTTCAACTGCGCCTACGTGCTCAGCTTCTCCAACCTGATGATGGTGCCGCTGGGGTGGGGGTGGGGCGCCGCCTGCCTgctgctcctcgccgccgccgcctggtaCGCCAACTGGCTCCTCGCCGGCCTCCACGTCGTCGACGGCCAGAGGTTCATCCGCTACAGGGACCTCATGGGCTTCGTCTTCGGTACGCTAGCTATCGTTCTAGCCagagtttcttttttcttttcgaaAAAGCGTTCTAGCTAGGCTGACTCAATGACTTAATAAGAGCTTCGTGACTAATCATAACGGAGAAGAGAACGAAATGCATCCGGCACGTCCTCACTGATTACGCTCTGCTTGCTGTGCGTGTGAAGGGAGGAAAATGTACTACCTCACCTGGTTCCTGCAGTTCACCACCCTGCTCCTGGGAAGCATGGGCTTCATTCTGCTCGGCGGAAGAGCACTCAAGGTACGTATAATTACGGAGCCATCACTACTCTGTAGTAGTAACATTTTCCATAGACACACAACAATATTACTGCTCCAAATTGGTTGATTAATTAGTTGATCATGAGTCAAAATAGCATTAGCGCGAGCAACTTGCACGATTAACTTAACTAACCAAAgtcaacgtgcgtgcgtgcgtgcgttgcTTTCCACCCGCATGCAGGCGATCAGCGCGGAGTTCACCCAGACGCCTCCGCGGCTGCAGTGGTTCATCGCCGCGACGGGGTTCGTCTACTTCGCCTTCGCCTACTTCGTGCCCACCATCTCCGCCATGAGGAACTGGCTGGCCACCTCCGCCGCGCTCACCGTCACCTTCGACGTGGCGCTGCTGGCCGTCCTCGTCAGAGACGGCCGGTCGAACGATCGGAGCGGGAGGGACTACAGCATCCACGGGACGGGGGCGGAGAAGGCGTTCAACGCGCTGGGGGCCGTGGCGGCGATCCTGGTGTGCAACACCTCGGGCCTGCTCCCGGAGATCCAGTCGACGCTGCGTAAGCCGGCGGTGGGCAACATGCGGCGGGCGCTGGCGCTGCAGTACACGGTGGGCGCCGCGGGGTACTACGGGATCAGCGTGGCCGGGTACTGGGCGTACGGCGCCGCCGCGTCCGAGTACCTCCCCAACCAGCTCTCCGGCCCGCGCTGGGCCTCCGTGCTCATCAACGCCACCGCCTTCCTCCAGAGCATCGTCTCGCAGCACGTAAGAGTAATTTCAAACGATCCAAGTTGTGATGGCCACTACGTACGTACACATGGGTGCTGATGATGCCGGTGCAGCTGTTCACGGTGCCGATCCACGAGGGCATGGACACGGGGCTGCAGCGGCTGGAGGAGGGCATGTTCTCGCGCTACAACATGACGCGCAGGCTCTTCGCCAGGGGGCTGCTCTTCGGGGTCAACGTCTTCGTCACCGCGCTCTTCCCATTCATGGGCGACTTCGTCAACCTCTTCGGCTCCTTCGCGCTCTTCCCGCTCACCTTCATGTTCCCCAGCATGATCGTCCTCAAGATCAAAGGGGAGTGCGACGGGAGATGGGGCAGGCTCTGGCACTGGGGCATCATCGTCGTCTCCTCCGCCGTCGGcctcgccacctccgccgccgccgtcagacTCATCCTGCACAACGCCAGCGTCTACCGCTTCTTCGCCGACACCTAGAGCACGACTATCCCGCCGCGCAGGACGGCAGGATGATGATGCAGTACGTGCGCCCAACCGTGACATAACAGTTACTACTACCACCACCACCAGACCATCGTATCCGTGTCAATTCGTGGGCACGTTAACATGCCAAACGTGAGACCAAAAAATAGCAGTACTCATAGTCATAGTAGTGGTGGTGAACCACCTGCATTGGACGCCATTTGAGCAAGAAGCAGCTTCCATTTCGGAACGAAAAccaaagataaaataaaataatgcCACTTCCCCTTGGAAGACATCACTGCGGGCGGATTTGTACAGacgaatcaatcaatcaatcaaaaaaCAAACATATCCCGGGTGAAACAAACGGCAGCTCAGAACCACATCCATATGTACACACTTGCAAGTACCACACACGGTTTGCTGGATCCATCAGCAGCAGTTTCTCGTTTTTctcttctttttcccttttttttttgttgttttcgcATGCCAATGGCTGTTTCCTCCGGCTGGAGTTTGGATCATTCCTGGTTGGGTGTAGATACTCGAGACCGGCCCCTGCTCCCATCTTTGGAGCGGCGGATTCATCGGCCCTGCAGAACTCGACGCAGACCGATGCCTGGCGTAATCTCCGAGAGCCGATCGAGCCCTTCATGGACTGAGCTTGGAGAGCCTGCAGTCCATCGTCCAGTGTGACGCAGGGGTGGTCTCCAGCAACGCCACCCATCAGCAGTGATCCAAACCACCACTTGCTAATATAGCTTTATTCTGGTGGTGATTGGGCTCCGGCAGATTGGGCATGACTCCAAAGTCTGTCCACATTCACAGCAGGTCTGCAAAGCAAACACTTTTGTTATTACAAATGATTTTGATGCCGACGTTTCAACCCACGCACAAAAAACAGAAAATGATTTCCCAAGAAGCAACAACAATGCGCTAATCCACTCACCTGGTGTCCACAGCCAAAAGCCATGTCTTTCGGGTTCACAAGGCAGATAGGGCAAACCTGCACATGAGTAATGCTAGTAAGACGCTGGAGACCGCAAATTTGGCATAAAGAAATAGGAAATTAAAAGATCAGGTGACATTTGCATCTACGACAGGTGAAACTTTACCTGATTATCATAAGCAGAAGACGGTGCAGCAGGGGCCGCACTATGTGCAGTTTCATAGGGAGGATACGCTGATGAAGATGTACTAGGCTGAGGTTTACTAAAGCTTTTAGTTCCATAGGAATAAGCATCATGGCTTCCACCAGGAGGAGGCAGAGGAACCCTTTCTGGAGCCTTCATAGAGCGACGACTGTTTGCCACATTGATACAAGTCAGCGCATATTTCATCAGAAAGTTAAAAAATCAATGGAGCCATGTAGTGCACTTGAAAGGGGTGGGGTGGAGCATACCCTAATATTCCTAATTCCACAGTTGCTTTGTACTGTTGTGGTATCTCCATCAAGGCTGAAAGTGCAAACGCTGCCTCTTTTCTTGATTGTGGCATGTTTTTGGACATTATCTCCGAGAAGTTCACAAACTGGACAAGTAACAGATTCTTAGTGTTACAATGGCGTCAGTCGGTCAAGGTTCAGATAAGGAAAAACATATGACATCAATCATATCAGATCTTTTATCACTACGTTCCCCTGTGACTTACTTGAAAATTATCAAAAGCCCGGGCAGGAATGTTATCATCAAATTCCTTCATCATGTCCCATGGGCCATCACCAACTCCTACTAACACAATAGATAGCGGCAGTTCACTGCATACATAAGCAAAAAACTGAAGCGATGAGCAACATCCATGACATGGGAGGGCAATAAATTCAGTGCACACAATAAAGCAAGTAGTCACTGCAAAAATGAGGGTGAGGTGCACATCACTCTGAACATATCAAAACATTATAACGAAGGTAATATTGAGGACTAACCTGGCCCTCACAATGGCATCAACAGTCTTTTGCTCTTGGGAACTCAGCTGCCCAGATGCAGTATCTACACTCCTTGTGACCTAAGTAAAGAACACAAGTTAACAAGAGAACATAAAGAACATGTCCAGTTTTGAGGTTATACAGCAGAGAGAACATGGAAAATATGATAATCGCAAATATGAACTATTTGATCAAGTGTGAAGAGAACAGTTTGACACTACAGTACAGGGTATATATTTCAGATTAATAAAAGAAGGATACATATCCTGGGAGAATGATTACGATTTCGCAAACACATGAATATCGAGTTGAAGTTCTTCAAAAGTTATACAGCTTTTACCAGATATAGGAGTTTGATCTTCAAATAAAAGTTATACAGCTTTTACCAGATATAGAGGTTTTCTTCTGTGTATGTTTATTACttcctctgttcacttttgtaagacgTTTTAGACAATTCAGACAGTGCCCAAAACAGTTCAAAGCTAGCTGTCCAAAACGTCTTATAAAAACGAACGGAGGGAATATTATACAAAACAGCACTCCAGATATGCATACACACAAACAGTCATGCCTATGTTAACAGAACAAGAAAAAAGCATCTTGCGGTTGGAATGCAACAATTCTAAATGAAGCATGTCTTGCATGCCCACTGCTCAGAAGTCAGAACTACAAACTGTGCAATTACATGTACCGTCAGAAGAGGGTAAAGTGTTAACATAGTACCTGTCCGTCAGCAATTATCAGCAgaacatggtactgcccaccactTTGCTCCACGATGGTCATAGCCATCTCAATTATTGGTGCAAAAGATGTCGGTCCTGTTCAAAATCAACATTAATACTCAGAACTAACACACCAATCGAACCTACTTGAAAGACAATAGGGTGACTTAAGCCTACCAGCCAAGCGCAAATGCGGAACAAGCTCCCTGTATCGCTCAAGAGCTTCTGAGAATCCATTGCAAGGTCTCTCATCAGGGTAAAAACAGAATACATCTTGGTCATGTGTAGATGCTGAAAAAAGTACACAAATGGATATGATTTAGATAAATCGTCAGAGTGGTGAGAAATGATCAACTATTACTCGATCTTTACCATCTCCAAACCCGAAGCAGGGAATCAAGTTATCTTCATCAAATTTAGACAATGTCTGTCCAAGAATCGAGATTCCTTGTTCATAAGGATTTGGCACATTGCTGATGTGATGTAAACTACGGCCATGGAAGGAGAATTTTCCTGATGAAGGGAACAAATCATTAGCATCAGGATCAGTGGAACTGATTATTGGGAATAAAGCAAAGAGGTGGTTCACAAGCAGTAACCTGTCCATTCATTGCTCTTTGTGAAATCAATGCCCACGATGAGATTCGAAGACTCGAGTCCAGCTTGAGCTAGAGCATCAGTAACCTGCAAACACATCATCAATTCTTAACTATCCGAATTTTGAAAATCAATTGTTTGCTTATGTGCCTGAATCTTATACTATTGACACTGAAGCCAGTATGCAGAAAGAACGCCAGAACCCAACAGAAGTTGGTGAACAAACTTCTGATTGATAAGCTACTAGTTGCAGTAAGAAATGCAGTGGGCCATACTTGCGAAACCGATAGGAAAGTATGATATCAGATTTAATCGGGAAAGTGAAGCAGTCAGTGTCAGACAAACTGCACCATTTGTGACAATATACAGGCATCTACACGGCACATTCGGCGACTGAGCATCCCAGAACTTGAGGCGATAGATTATTGCCACTCATAGTCATTATCCTGTTTGAGAAGACCAAGCAACACACACCAACTAGTACAAGCAAACATAATTACCAAGTTGGCAACCACCCAATAAACATGTATAATTCTTCTAGTGAGCTGCGACCAGCCAATTTCTTTTATTATCGTGTGCGGGAATCATTCATCAACAGTGATTGATGGTTGACCACGAGTTAATCTCGTTCCGATTCGGCGTGAACTCAAATTGGGTCGACCAGCTAACGGAGCATCCTGAACTCTCTGGAAATCTCGAATGGGCCGCCGATTGACCGACTACGAAGCACAAATCGGCGACGCCACCAACTTCCCAGCAATCCAAAGATGGGATCTAGGGACTTGGTATGACGCACCAATTCACTGTTTCGATCTATTCGCATCGAGAGTTCCGGACGAACACGCGAAACTGCAGCAGCCGCTTGAACTAATAACAATCCCAACAAACTCGAAATCACACGCGCGCGCGTACCTGCTCCACGGACCGGAAGTCGTCGGCGATCCGCGAGTAGCGCCGGTCGAGGCGTGGCTTGTTGGCCCCTCCCGCCCGCGCGGGCGGCGGCtgcgcggcggcgggcgcgggctgGTAGGCCGGGTAGGGCGCGGCGTAGCCCCCCTGCTGCGGCGGCGCGCCGTAGTACCCGCCCTGCGCGTCCTGGCCGGCGCCGTACGGGTACCCTCCCGCCCCCGGCGGCCCCCAGTGCGGCGCCGCCGGCTGCTGGAAGGACGCGGAGTGCGCGTACCGCCCGTTCCCGCTCCCCTCCCTCGACTCGCTCCTCGAATGCCCGCCCCCCATGCCTCTGTCTGGCTCTCTGCCCCTCCGCCCTCGCCTGAAGAGTAAGTAGACGCGTATCTCCGCAGATCAGAAcgcggtggcggtggaggcggctgcTGCGGCAACGGCGGCGCGCGACGACCGGGTGTGGAGGCGACCGCGGCGACGGCTTGGAGGTTTGCTTGCGGGGTCGCGAGGATGCTTCCTGTGTGCTTCGTTTCGCCGCCTGCCTCGGCCGGGCCCCGGGGATGCGTCCTGTGCTGGGGCTGCTGTTCGCTTGGCTGACGGTGGTTGGAGTTTTGATTTGGCTGGGAGACTTTTTGGGGGCGAGTGGATGCGTCGAGCTATCACGGGGAACCGGAGGAGTATATATCCATCCAGAGGGTGGTGCGGTCCACATCCCACACGCCTAGCGCTCACGTGCAAGAAAACTCATCCCGGAGGAAACTGCTCGCCACCTGCTGCGCTTGCGCTTGCTACGTGGAATCTTCGCGTCGTGATCCTCGAAAGCGAGCCAGCTTTCCGCTCGAATGTTATTTACAGTAGCCTTCGAAGTAATAAATGACGTCCTTCGGCCTACAGTTGCCTATTCACTCTACTcgagctaattttttttaaataatacttttttaaaaaaaattacagaAATAATACGCAGAATAAAGAATTTACaagaataatacaccgtcggcccactgcaggccgactgagcccagtcggcccacagcaggccgatcggcTATCAGGAGGCCGACTGCAGGCCGGGCAGCCACGCGGCGGCCTGTGGTTGGTCGTGCCACGTCGCGAGGGGGGAGGCAGCGGCCTGTCGGCGTGGTGCGCCCCTGTCGGCTTCCCGCAGGCCGATCGGCCACCTGGTGGCCGACAGGGTGCGGCCGACCTGACGCGCGCAGGCCAgcccgcccttatcctctccttccctctttctttCCTGCTCTCCTTCCTCCATTCTTCTTCTCCCATTGCTCCTTTCTTCTGtgttcttccttctcctctctctacaGAAAAATGACACCCATTTGTGCACCTAAATGAGCTACATTTTCGcgattttggcaccgtgaatgggttcAACTCATTTAGGGCAGCGAAAAGAGGTGTTGATCTACTGAcggggtagctcgtggtggtcgtggtgagcattttggtggaggtggtggtggtgaagttggggcagtgttcGTCGTTGGGGCAGTTGGGGtggtgaggtggtggtggtggtggaggtggtggaggtggtggtggtggaggtcgttcgtcgttcgtcgttcgtcgttcgtcgttcgtcgttcttcgttcttcgttcgtggttcttcgttcttcgttcttcgttcgcacgcacgcttcaagggtatatttcagccctcattttatttttcgtaggtggTCCGGGATTATACGTAAATATTGTTATTTGCcgcggtagtatacgtaaatatttgtGTGCGATTATTGTTTTTTGGCCCGGTAGTATACGGaaatattgttatttgccccggtagtatacgtaaatattattcgttcgcacgcacgcttcgtTTGATGTGAAAATAAATTTGTGTGCGTTTATTCGTAATATAGTTGTAGGTACACAGTTGCGGGATAAGAAGTTGGAAACATGAATAAAAACTTGGAAAGAAAAgacaagtttttttttttgaagagTTAGGGTCGGCATGTGCATAGCAAAacgaataatattacatgttaaaaAACGATGTTAAAAAATAGAGTTGGAAACATAATAAAAATTTAAAAAACGATGTTAAAAAAAAGAGTTTGAAGAGTTGGGGTAGGCGGCATGTGCATAGGAAAacgaataatattacatgttaaaaAACGATGTTAAAAAACGATTAAGAAGATTTTTTTGAAGAGTTGGAAACATAATAAAAATTTAATAAGCAAGCAAAAAATAGGAAAAGTAGAACTACATGTTAAAAAACGTTTCAGTCCGTACCCGATGCGAATATGAAGCGGATTACCCGCTAACCTTTATTATGCGTATTTTCTAAAGTTTAAcccataacaagcaatgccacaatgTTTTTTTTTAAACGGCCACGCTGTAGTTTAACAAAAAAACTTCTTAGCAAGGAAGAATTTTACATGATCGTAGAAATAAGACGCATGcctttttctaaattattttaacatagattaaaataaaaaatacatcAACATGGCCATATAATTCAAATAAACTGAATTATCATATTTGTCGgttatatttttattattatttgaggcctatttattattagtaaacatgggcctatttattatattatttactatggtcctggtaatatatatatagacatgtctaatacttgtatttcgatgttgaaaaaaaataggtgagtcgagatgtccgatgtagtgaagttgagattttactatggtcctggtactgtccaaacaaatgagttgggagcagatctgagtgaatttactcacatagaggttGCAATCAGCGCACCACAAACATGGTCTGttagtcagttgaaagaatggattgcggcaagtttaggtcttgatactgaaacaaacaccgtcggtgttcatgcattgtggacacggtcaagttcaaaaatttacttttatttgaggccaatagagggagactccgattgggtgcggtggttacaaggttgtgaacgaaggggatgcaatcctgttgctttagtgcttcccgtcgtgcaggaggtcactgcacatgaaggggagggtggctacgaaggacagagcagtcatgtagaaggaggaaatgcttatggttacgaccaaggacagagcagtcaggtagaaggaggaaatgcttatggttatgaaccagggcagagtagtcaggtagaaggaggaaatgccgatggtgattacaatggcgaggtggacgctgacgaggtagatgggcacatgcagaaccagatgaaagaagaagacaccgatgttgaaaggggtcatgccgatgattctgacgagtcagatgaagaagaaaatgcagaggaggtcccgaatcctgcatggtggaatcatgacttatcatgtgcaatgaccgtgaatgatggacatgattcagcctggcaatatcaccagaacaatattgcgacgggtgctatgtatccgaacaagcaagccctgaaggatgcaataattaattgggcaatgtccacgcaaagggttttcaaagctgaggtgtccagtcagaaattcctCACAATGGTATGCAAGAATGCAGATTGTCCCGCAagggtgcacggctttctccctaagtatggcacaagttgggtgataagtgacttagttaatcacacttgtcttattccctgcatccctcaagatcatgccaacctttcatccacgcttattgctcgactgttttacgatgagatagtgcaaggcaaagctatggaagtgaaggcagtgCAGACAAAAGTGTTCGCCAGGTTGaagtacagaatttcttatggcaaggcttggagggctaagcatgcagcgcttgagaggagatttggttcttattttgatgcatatgactctgttgtccacctcctccacaccctgcagcagcggaatccaggcacctatatcgatatccaagacatgttcatgccagagttcccaactgtgagggttttgcatcgtctcttcttctctttcggtgtatgcatcgaagctttcaggcattgccgaccggtgatatgtgttgacggtacttttctcacaggcaagtacaagggtcagatactgacagccataggtcaagacggccaaaa
Coding sequences within:
- the LOC123080186 gene encoding probable proline transporter 2, translating into MASSSLDTEAGAGAQHKAGGDGSGYTTAATAHAVDTDSWQQVGLLLVTGFNCAYVLSFSNLMMVPLGWGWGAACLLLLAAAAWYANWLLAGLHVVDGQRFIRYRDLMGFVFGRKMYYLTWFLQFTTLLLGSMGFILLGGRALKAISAEFTQTPPRLQWFIAATGFVYFAFAYFVPTISAMRNWLATSAALTVTFDVALLAVLVRDGRSNDRSGRDYSIHGTGAEKAFNALGAVAAILVCNTSGLLPEIQSTLRKPAVGNMRRALALQYTVGAAGYYGISVAGYWAYGAAASEYLPNQLSGPRWASVLINATAFLQSIVSQHLFTVPIHEGMDTGLQRLEEGMFSRYNMTRRLFARGLLFGVNVFVTALFPFMGDFVNLFGSFALFPLTFMFPSMIVLKIKGECDGRWGRLWHWGIIVVSSAVGLATSAAAVRLILHNASVYRFFADT
- the LOC123080185 gene encoding E3 ubiquitin-protein ligase RGLG2; protein product: MGGGHSRSESREGSGNGRYAHSASFQQPAAPHWGPPGAGGYPYGAGQDAQGGYYGAPPQQGGYAAPYPAYQPAPAAAQPPPARAGGANKPRLDRRYSRIADDFRSVEQVTDALAQAGLESSNLIVGIDFTKSNEWTGKFSFHGRSLHHISNVPNPYEQGISILGQTLSKFDEDNLIPCFGFGDASTHDQDVFCFYPDERPCNGFSEALERYRELVPHLRLAGPTSFAPIIEMAMTIVEQSGGQYHVLLIIADGQVTRSVDTASGQLSSQEQKTVDAIVRASELPLSIVLVGVGDGPWDMMKEFDDNIPARAFDNFQFVNFSEIMSKNMPQSRKEAAFALSALMEIPQQYKATVELGILGRRSMKAPERVPLPPPGGSHDAYSYGTKSFSKPQPSTSSSAYPPYETAHSAAPAAPSSAYDNQVCPICLVNPKDMAFGCGHQTCCECGQTLESCPICRSPITTRIKLY